From one Trifolium pratense cultivar HEN17-A07 linkage group LG1, ARS_RC_1.1, whole genome shotgun sequence genomic stretch:
- the LOC123907365 gene encoding probable serine/threonine-protein kinase PBL7, protein MEINTTTTVPAGPLLTASTKNHTFIHHYHHLHSENHNHSHVDHFPFKTVVIIITVVTLIMLLFTIFLVVCLIRRQKSSSKNGICKDECESRVLHDTSRRHMASTILSFDSSPDVKGGCLYGGNLSRTPTTPKFRGVQVFTYRELEVATNGFNEANVISNGGVTNGLMYKGVLNDGTLAAIKLLHSEGKQGERAFRIEVDLLSQLRSPYLVELLGYCADQHHRLLIFEYMPNGTLQHHLHSPNNQTQPLDWWARMRIALDCARALEFLHEHAVSPVIHRDFKTYNVLLDQNFRAKVSDFGLAKMGSEKRNGQVSTRVLGTTGYLAPEYASTGKLTTKSDVYSYGVVLLELLTGRVPVDIKRPTGEHVLVSWALPRLTNREKVVEMVDPVLHGQYSKKALVQVAAIAAMCIQPEADYRPLMTDVVQSLIPLVRTHSLSSSLRFQKQIPSY, encoded by the exons CATAACCATAGCCATGTTGACCATTTTCCTTTCAAAACCGTTGTCATAATCATCACAGTGGTTACCTTAATTATGCTCCTATTTACCATTTTTTTGGTTGTATGTTTGATCCGTCGCCAAAAATCTTCCAGCAAAAATGGGATTTGCAAAGATGAATGTGAGAGTAGAGTGCTTCATGACACAAGCAGGAGGCACATGGCTTCAACAATCTTGTCCTTTGATTCTAGCCCAG ATGTTAAAGGGGGGTGTCTTTATGGGGGAAATTTGAGCAGGACACCAACAACACCTAAATTTAGAGGAGTGCAAGTTTTCACTTATAGGGAGCTAGAAGTTGCTACAAATGGATTCAATGAAGCAAATGTGATTAGTAATGGAGGAGTTACTAATGGTTTGATGTATAAGGGAGTCTTAAATGATGGAACTTTAGCAGCAATTAAGTTGCTTCACAGTGAGGGTAAGCAAGGAGAGCGTGCCTTCAGAATAGAG GTTGATCTCCTAAGCCAATTGCGTTCTCCATATTTGGTGGAATTACTTGGCTATTGTGCTGACCAACACCACAGGTTATTGATTTTTGAATACATGCCTAATGGTACACTCCAACATCACCTACATTCCCCTAACAATCAAACACAACCATTGGATTGGTGGGCCCGGATGAGGATAGCCCTTGATTGTGCTAGGGCTTTGGAGTTCCTGCATGAACATGCTGTTTCACCCGTGATCCACAGAGACTTCAAGACCTATAATGTTCTACTGGATCAGAATTTCCGTGCAAAGGTGTCAGATTTTGGATTGGCTAAGATGGGATCAGAGAAGAGAAATGGCCAAGTTTCTACCCGTGTTCTTGGGACCACTGGATATTTGGCACCAGA GTACGCCTCCACGGGTAAGCTTACTACAAAGTCAGATGTTTACAGCTACGGTGTAGTTCTTCTGGAATTGCTAACAGGACGTGTACCAGTTGACATTAAGCGGCCCACAGGAGAACATGTCCTCGTGTCTTGG GCTCTTCCAAGGTTGACAAACAGAGAAAAAGTTGTGGAAATGGTTGACCCAGTTCTACACGGACAGTACTCAAAGAAAGCTTTAGTTCAG GTAGCTGCCATCGCAGCAATGTGCATACAGCCAGAAGCTGATTACAGACCGCTCATGACAGATGTTGTACAATCATTGATACCACTCGTTAGGACCCATTCTCTTTCCAGTTCCCTAAGATTTCAGAAACAAATACCAAGTTATTAG